A genomic segment from Armatimonadota bacterium encodes:
- a CDS encoding hypothetical protein (possible pseudo, frameshifted) — MNIDTVSNWLRKAENDLQTGNNELGRDDPITDTVCFHMQQCCEKYLKGFLIFHGKEVPCTHSLAALIARCAGDRCGFSQLASAGRRSSH; from the coding sequence ATGAACATAGACACGGTTAGTAACTGGCTGCGCAAAGCAGAGAACGACTTACAGACCGGCAACAATGAGCTGGGCAGGGACGACCCCATCACGGATACGGTGTGTTTTCACATGCAGCAGTGCTGTGAAAAGTACTTGAAGGGCTTCCTTATCTTTCACGGCAAGGAGGTTCCTTGCACCCACTCCCTCGCAGCACTGATAGCAAGGTGTGCTGGAGATCGATGTGGATTTTCTCAGCTTGCATCAGCTGGACGTAGATCATCTCACTGA
- a CDS encoding competence protein ComEA: MERVPKGLWTVGALVAVTCGIVLWQGMFSGSDVPAPTAVIGDTRQQSPPALSTPAPPPATGDAVPSQQTPPADSDEIVVHVAGAVKKPGLVRIPRGSRVDDAVRAAGGFSSQADPDSVNLAQPLEDGVQVYVPRKGEAAQVEGRVGPAWQGEVPRRKEAPSGKININTASAEQLESLPGVGPATARAIIEYRKQNGGFSSIDELLDVRGIGPKKLEQIRPYVTVR; encoded by the coding sequence ATGGAGCGCGTTCCAAAAGGACTATGGACCGTCGGTGCGCTGGTGGCAGTTACCTGCGGCATTGTGCTGTGGCAGGGGATGTTTTCTGGCAGCGATGTGCCCGCACCCACTGCAGTGATCGGCGACACTCGGCAGCAATCGCCGCCCGCGCTTTCCACCCCTGCACCACCCCCTGCAACCGGTGACGCCGTTCCTTCTCAGCAGACACCGCCTGCCGACAGCGATGAAATCGTGGTGCATGTGGCGGGTGCGGTCAAAAAACCGGGTCTCGTGCGAATACCGCGTGGCAGTCGGGTGGACGACGCGGTAAGGGCAGCGGGTGGCTTCAGCAGTCAGGCAGACCCCGACTCGGTGAATCTGGCACAACCGTTGGAGGACGGCGTGCAGGTATACGTGCCCCGCAAAGGCGAAGCGGCGCAGGTGGAAGGACGTGTGGGACCGGCTTGGCAGGGCGAAGTACCACGGCGCAAGGAGGCCCCTTCGGGCAAAATCAATATCAACACTGCGAGTGCTGAACAGCTGGAGAGCCTGCCCGGCGTAGGACCCGCTACCGCCCGCGCGATTATCGAATACCGCAAGCAGAACGGGGGCTTTAGCTCCATCGACGAGCTGTTGGATGTACGCGGTATTGGACCCAAGAAGCTGGAGCAGATACGACCTTATGTGACGGTACGATAA
- the pdhA gene encoding pyruvate dehydrogenase E1 component subunit alpha, translated as MKAEVPVKKALPGSLTPQRLVELYRTMLLIRHFEEQCAPAYRQGKMGGYMHVYIGQEAVATGFIAHMRDDDYMLCSYRDHGHALARGTDPRRVMAELFGRYTGVAKGKGGSMHLVDVERGFLGGYGIVGGMVPLAVGVGYGIRYRGTDQVCLCFFGDGAMNIGPVHEALNMAAIYKVPVVFICENNRYAMATPIEFASAVPNLAERAKQYGMPTKQIGGMDLLEVYREAEEIIRHVRTTPEPFFVEVLTYRFEGHGIADNPTNQALYRTKEEIEYWRQRDPIVNTARFLLESGFATESELLEWDTYAKQQALEAVAYADASPEPSIEELYRDVYTDMEVQEWR; from the coding sequence GTGAAGGCTGAGGTACCTGTAAAAAAGGCGCTGCCAGGTTCTTTGACCCCGCAACGCCTGGTGGAGCTGTACCGCACCATGCTGCTGATTCGCCACTTCGAAGAGCAATGTGCTCCTGCCTACCGACAGGGTAAAATGGGCGGGTATATGCACGTGTATATCGGACAGGAAGCGGTTGCCACCGGTTTTATCGCCCACATGCGCGACGACGACTATATGCTTTGTTCCTACCGGGACCACGGTCACGCTCTCGCGCGAGGCACCGACCCACGCCGGGTTATGGCGGAGCTGTTCGGGCGTTATACGGGCGTCGCCAAGGGGAAAGGTGGCTCCATGCATCTGGTGGATGTGGAGCGGGGCTTCCTGGGCGGATACGGCATTGTGGGCGGCATGGTTCCGCTGGCGGTCGGGGTGGGATACGGAATCCGCTATCGCGGCACCGATCAGGTATGCCTGTGCTTCTTCGGCGACGGCGCCATGAACATCGGACCGGTGCACGAGGCGTTGAACATGGCAGCCATCTACAAGGTACCGGTGGTTTTTATCTGCGAGAACAACCGCTATGCGATGGCAACGCCCATAGAGTTCGCCTCTGCCGTGCCAAACCTCGCCGAGCGGGCGAAGCAATACGGAATGCCCACGAAACAGATTGGCGGTATGGACCTGCTGGAAGTGTATCGCGAGGCAGAGGAGATTATCCGCCATGTGCGTACCACCCCTGAACCCTTCTTTGTGGAGGTGCTGACCTATCGTTTTGAAGGGCACGGCATCGCCGATAACCCTACCAACCAGGCGCTGTACCGTACGAAAGAGGAGATAGAATACTGGCGCCAGCGCGACCCCATCGTGAACACCGCGCGATTCCTGCTGGAGAGCGGTTTCGCTACCGAAAGCGAGCTGCTGGAGTGGGATACATACGCCAAACAGCAGGCTCTGGAAGCGGTCGCCTATGCCGATGCCAGTCCCGAACCGTCTATAGAAGAACTTTATCGTGACGTGTACACCGACATGGAGGTGCAGGAGTGGCGGTAA
- a CDS encoding nucleotidyltransferase: MRTLETFPPEEQELLRKATEVICSVARQHGVEVVQIHLFGSRARGDAQRDSDWDFYVVIDKETSFAQRQQIASRIRRSLAQQRMACDVLVQGEQTVSQRHSDTGYLTYYALREGVPLYEHRHG, from the coding sequence ATGCGCACTTTAGAGACTTTCCCGCCCGAAGAGCAGGAGCTGCTACGCAAAGCAACGGAGGTTATCTGCTCGGTAGCCCGGCAGCACGGGGTGGAAGTGGTGCAAATCCACCTGTTCGGCAGTCGGGCACGCGGCGATGCTCAGCGCGACAGCGACTGGGATTTTTATGTGGTTATTGACAAAGAGACGAGTTTTGCCCAGCGTCAGCAAATAGCCTCTCGGATACGACGCTCCCTCGCTCAACAGCGCATGGCTTGTGATGTGCTGGTGCAGGGAGAGCAAACGGTGAGCCAAAGGCATAGTGATACGGGATATCTCACGTACTATGCCTTGAGAGAAGGGGTCCCTTTGTATGAACATAGACACGGTTAG
- the acoB gene encoding pyruvate dehydrogenase subunit beta: MTYREALRQALTEEMERDPGVFILGEEVGRYQGTFRVTEGLLQRFGEMRVVDTPISESGIAGMAIGAAMIGLRPVAEFMTFSFALIAADQLVNHAAKILYMFGGQIAVPVVFRGPAGGGAQLSAQHSHSLESWYAHIPGLKVVTPATPADAKGMLKTAIRDNNPVIFMEHAKLYSTRGEVPEGDYTVPFGVADVKREGSDVTLISYSQPVLLALQAAAKLAETEGIECEVIDLRSLQPLDMETILRSIRKTHRAVVVHEDHRNVGFGAEVIARVQELAFDELDAPVLRVASADVPIPYARNLERAAFPSEEDIIRAVKRVLA; the protein is encoded by the coding sequence ATGACCTACCGTGAGGCGCTGCGACAGGCGCTCACTGAGGAGATGGAGCGCGACCCCGGTGTGTTCATCCTCGGTGAAGAGGTGGGGCGGTACCAGGGCACGTTCCGTGTGACCGAGGGGCTGCTACAGCGGTTTGGTGAGATGCGCGTGGTGGATACACCCATCTCTGAGTCGGGCATCGCGGGCATGGCAATTGGCGCCGCGATGATCGGCTTGCGCCCGGTGGCGGAGTTCATGACCTTCAGCTTCGCGCTGATTGCCGCCGACCAGCTGGTCAACCATGCTGCGAAGATATTGTATATGTTCGGCGGGCAGATTGCGGTACCGGTGGTGTTCCGTGGACCGGCAGGCGGTGGGGCGCAGCTCTCTGCCCAACATTCGCATAGCCTCGAATCGTGGTATGCGCACATTCCGGGGCTGAAAGTGGTTACCCCCGCCACCCCTGCCGATGCCAAAGGGATGCTCAAAACCGCTATCCGCGATAACAACCCGGTTATCTTTATGGAACACGCCAAGCTGTACTCTACGCGCGGAGAGGTGCCAGAGGGCGATTATACTGTTCCGTTCGGTGTAGCCGATGTGAAACGTGAGGGGAGCGATGTGACCCTTATCTCGTACTCGCAACCGGTTCTGCTGGCTTTACAGGCAGCGGCGAAGCTGGCGGAAACTGAAGGCATCGAATGTGAAGTGATCGATTTGCGCTCCCTGCAACCGCTGGATATGGAAACGATATTGCGCTCCATCCGCAAGACGCATCGAGCGGTAGTGGTGCACGAGGACCACCGCAATGTGGGCTTTGGGGCAGAGGTGATAGCGCGTGTTCAGGAGCTCGCCTTCGACGAACTGGACGCTCCCGTGCTGCGGGTAGCCAGTGCGGACGTGCCTATCCCGTACGCCCGCAATCTGGAGCGTGCTGCTTTCCCCAGCGAGGAAGACATTATCCGCGCGGTGAAGCGTGTACTGGCTTAA
- the queG gene encoding epoxyqueuosine reductase — protein MNQHSISNAIRAHALSLGFDLVGFAPILPPAHALFFRKWLEQGFHGEMAYLARTADARCDPQQVLPGAKSAVVVGLNYAPAVSPGTDDPSRGVFARYALGEDYHPVMEQKLGQLLQFIRQHYPECRAKIYVDAGPVLERDLAWRAGLGWFGKNTMLINTYRGSYFLLGEILLDVELEYDHPAFGGCGKCNRCIEACPTGAIVAPYVLDARRCISYLTIELRGSIPEEMRSKMGNRIFGCDICQEVCPFNQPRPHAPLRSAPTAEPRFAPREVTLTPKLVDLLRMSEEEFRVAFRNSPVKRAKWRGFRRNVAVALGNSKNPEVLPVLQQELQRETDPTVHEHLQWAIERCR, from the coding sequence ATGAATCAGCACAGTATCAGCAACGCCATCCGCGCCCATGCCCTCTCGCTCGGTTTTGACCTGGTGGGCTTCGCGCCAATACTCCCCCCTGCGCACGCGCTCTTCTTCCGCAAATGGCTGGAGCAGGGATTTCACGGCGAGATGGCATACCTTGCCCGCACTGCCGACGCCCGATGTGACCCGCAACAGGTACTGCCCGGCGCGAAAAGTGCGGTGGTGGTCGGTCTGAACTATGCACCCGCTGTCTCACCTGGGACCGACGACCCTTCTCGCGGTGTGTTCGCCCGCTATGCGCTGGGGGAGGACTACCATCCGGTGATGGAGCAAAAGTTGGGGCAACTGCTGCAGTTTATCCGTCAGCACTATCCCGAGTGCCGCGCGAAGATTTACGTGGACGCCGGACCGGTGTTGGAGCGTGACCTTGCCTGGCGAGCGGGGCTGGGCTGGTTCGGCAAGAATACCATGTTGATCAACACCTATCGTGGTTCGTATTTCTTGCTGGGCGAAATCCTGCTGGACGTGGAGCTGGAGTACGACCATCCGGCGTTCGGTGGCTGTGGCAAGTGCAACCGGTGTATCGAGGCGTGCCCAACGGGAGCGATTGTCGCCCCGTACGTGCTGGATGCGAGGCGATGCATCAGCTATCTCACCATCGAGCTGCGCGGCTCCATCCCGGAAGAGATGCGCTCGAAGATGGGCAACCGTATCTTTGGCTGTGACATCTGCCAGGAGGTGTGTCCCTTCAACCAGCCTCGTCCCCATGCCCCACTGCGTTCCGCCCCCACTGCTGAACCCCGCTTCGCCCCGCGCGAGGTGACTCTGACACCGAAGTTGGTAGACCTGTTGCGCATGAGCGAAGAGGAGTTTCGCGTCGCTTTTCGCAACAGCCCTGTCAAACGCGCCAAATGGCGAGGCTTCCGGCGTAACGTCGCGGTCGCGCTGGGCAACAGCAAAAACCCTGAGGTGTTACCCGTGCTCCAGCAAGAACTGCAGCGCGAAACCGACCCAACAGTGCACGAGCACCTGCAGTGGGCGATAGAGCGGTGTCGCTAA